The Comamonas sp. GB3 AK4-5 genome includes a region encoding these proteins:
- a CDS encoding ribonuclease E/G: MKRMLINATQPEERRLAIVDGQKLLDYEIEIEGREQRKGNIYKAVVTRVEPSLEACFVDYGEDRHGFLPFKEISKQYFAEGVSPSQARINDVIREGQELIVQVEKEERGNKGAALTTFISLAGRYVVLMPNNPRGGGVSRRIEGEDRAELKEAMDQLEYPKGMSIIARTAGIGRTAPELQWDLNYLLKLWSAVDGAAKSGKGAFLIYQESSLVIRAIRDYFNSDIGDILIDTDDIYEQAQQFMAHVMPEHAARVKRYRDDAPLFSRFQIEHQIESAYSRTVTLPSGGAIVIDHTEALVSVDVNSARAIKGGDIEETATRTNLEAADEVARQMRLRDLGGLIVIDFIDMEESKNRREVENRLRDALRQDRARVQFGTISKFGLMEMSRQRLKPALSEGAHINCPRCGGSGHIRDTESSALQILRIIQEESMKDNTAAVHCQVPVEVASFLLNEKRTEITKIELKQRVSVLLVPNKSLDTPHYKLERLKHDDPRLENLDASYNLAEVADDQTKVTRRSQEPTNKQTPIIKGVLPDVPAPVAEPRPQPAARPATQRGTAAAAPAAQPARPEVREQGFFSWLKSLFGFGAPAAQPAPEPTPAAKPEGQRDARRDGRNGEGRGRRNERGGNRGERTEAAEGRGERNGSNGRRGERNGNGNGSTEARNSRPQDGEQRPERAPRRERGERSERAERGERRDAEQRLSPQDGGAQQLAEGVSLDAGNEQARSERAPRRERGERTERGERTERGEGQGRRERGERAERGEGQGRRERSQPTTEAPQTTEQLDAAALPQDGEAPTAAPVGEDSAPRQRRSRDRYGRDRRRGGREQDGVEGEASESAQPAAYAEPAADAAVTSLVADNVVETAEADGGAPARRSYFERNAAAAASAPAAMEVQAAPAPTPVAPAPAAEAPAPVEAPVAAAPVAPVQAPVAAAPVATAAPAASTARMPRIGDYQLPMDALQQIATASGLEWINSNADKIAAVQAAIAAEPKPVHIPRERPPVVMIDQGPLVLVETRKDLAAMTLPFERENSTAV; encoded by the coding sequence ATGAAACGGATGCTGATTAACGCGACGCAGCCTGAAGAACGCCGCCTGGCCATCGTCGACGGCCAAAAGCTGCTCGATTACGAGATCGAAATCGAAGGCCGCGAACAACGCAAGGGCAATATCTACAAAGCGGTCGTGACCCGCGTGGAGCCCTCCCTGGAAGCCTGCTTTGTGGACTACGGTGAAGACCGCCACGGCTTCCTGCCCTTCAAAGAAATTTCCAAGCAGTACTTCGCCGAGGGCGTCTCGCCCAGCCAGGCGCGCATCAACGATGTGATTCGCGAAGGCCAGGAACTGATCGTCCAGGTCGAAAAGGAAGAACGCGGCAACAAGGGCGCCGCCCTGACCACCTTCATCTCGCTGGCCGGCCGCTATGTGGTGCTGATGCCCAACAACCCCCGTGGCGGTGGCGTGTCGCGCCGCATCGAAGGCGAGGACCGTGCCGAGCTCAAGGAGGCCATGGACCAGCTCGAGTACCCCAAGGGCATGTCCATCATTGCGCGCACCGCCGGCATCGGCCGCACCGCGCCCGAGCTGCAGTGGGACTTGAACTATCTGCTCAAGCTGTGGAGCGCCGTGGACGGCGCTGCCAAATCGGGCAAGGGCGCCTTCCTGATCTACCAGGAATCCAGCCTGGTGATCCGCGCCATCCGCGATTACTTCAACAGCGACATCGGCGACATCCTGATCGACACCGATGACATCTACGAGCAGGCCCAGCAGTTCATGGCGCATGTCATGCCCGAGCATGCCGCCCGCGTGAAGCGCTACCGCGATGACGCCCCGCTGTTCAGCCGCTTCCAGATCGAGCACCAGATCGAATCCGCCTACTCGCGCACCGTGACCCTGCCCTCGGGCGGCGCCATCGTGATCGACCACACCGAGGCCCTGGTCTCCGTGGACGTGAACTCGGCCCGCGCCATCAAGGGCGGCGACATCGAGGAAACCGCCACCCGCACCAACCTGGAAGCCGCCGACGAAGTGGCCCGCCAGATGCGCCTGCGTGACCTGGGCGGCCTGATCGTGATCGACTTCATCGACATGGAAGAGTCGAAGAACCGCCGCGAAGTGGAAAACCGCCTGCGCGATGCCCTGCGCCAGGACCGTGCCCGTGTGCAGTTCGGCACCATCAGCAAGTTCGGCCTGATGGAAATGAGCCGCCAGCGCCTCAAGCCCGCGCTGAGCGAAGGTGCCCACATCAACTGCCCGCGCTGCGGTGGCTCCGGCCATATCCGCGACACGGAAAGCTCTGCCCTGCAAATCCTGCGCATCATCCAGGAAGAGTCCATGAAGGACAACACGGCCGCCGTGCACTGCCAGGTGCCGGTGGAAGTGGCCTCCTTCCTGCTGAACGAAAAGCGCACCGAGATCACCAAGATCGAACTCAAGCAGCGCGTGTCCGTGCTGCTGGTGCCCAACAAGTCACTGGACACCCCGCACTACAAGCTCGAGCGCCTGAAGCACGACGACCCGCGCCTGGAAAACCTGGACGCCAGCTACAACCTGGCAGAAGTGGCCGACGACCAGACCAAGGTCACTCGCCGCTCGCAGGAACCCACCAACAAGCAAACCCCCATCATCAAGGGTGTGCTGCCCGATGTGCCGGCCCCCGTGGCCGAGCCACGTCCCCAGCCTGCGGCCCGCCCGGCCACGCAACGCGGCACCGCTGCCGCAGCACCGGCCGCCCAGCCCGCACGCCCCGAAGTGCGCGAGCAAGGCTTCTTCTCCTGGCTCAAGAGCCTGTTCGGCTTCGGCGCTCCGGCGGCACAGCCCGCGCCCGAGCCAACACCGGCCGCCAAACCCGAAGGCCAGCGCGATGCACGCCGTGACGGCCGCAACGGCGAAGGCCGTGGCCGCCGCAACGAACGCGGTGGCAACCGCGGCGAGCGCACCGAGGCCGCCGAAGGCCGTGGCGAACGCAATGGCAGCAACGGCCGCCGTGGTGAACGCAACGGCAATGGCAACGGCAGCACAGAAGCCCGCAACAGCCGCCCGCAGGACGGTGAACAACGCCCCGAACGCGCACCGCGCCGCGAACGCGGTGAGCGCAGTGAGCGCGCCGAACGTGGCGAACGCCGCGATGCCGAGCAGCGCCTGTCGCCCCAGGATGGCGGCGCACAGCAACTGGCCGAAGGCGTGAGCCTGGACGCCGGTAACGAGCAAGCCCGCAGCGAACGCGCCCCGCGCCGTGAACGTGGTGAGCGCACCGAACGTGGTGAGCGCACCGAACGTGGTGAAGGTCAAGGCCGCCGCGAACGTGGCGAGCGCGCTGAACGTGGTGAAGGCCAGGGCCGCCGTGAACGCAGCCAGCCCACCACCGAAGCCCCGCAAACCACCGAGCAGCTGGACGCTGCCGCCCTGCCCCAGGACGGCGAAGCTCCCACCGCCGCACCTGTGGGTGAAGACAGTGCACCACGCCAGCGCCGTTCGCGTGACCGCTATGGCCGCGACCGCCGCCGTGGCGGCCGTGAGCAGGACGGTGTGGAAGGCGAAGCCAGCGAATCCGCTCAGCCTGCAGCCTATGCAGAGCCTGCTGCCGACGCGGCCGTGACCAGCTTGGTCGCCGACAATGTGGTGGAAACCGCGGAAGCCGACGGTGGCGCACCGGCCCGCCGCAGCTACTTCGAGCGCAATGCAGCCGCCGCGGCATCTGCACCAGCCGCTATGGAAGTGCAAGCAGCACCTGCGCCCACCCCGGTGGCCCCAGCGCCTGCAGCCGAAGCACCCGCTCCGGTGGAAGCCCCTGTGGCAGCAGCGCCCGTAGCCCCGGTCCAAGCTCCCGTGGCTGCAGCACCGGTGGCTACAGCCGCCCCCGCAGCGTCTACGGCCCGCATGCCCCGCATCGGTGACTACCAGCTGCCCATGGATGCGCTGCAGCAGATCGCCACGGCCTCCGGCCTGGAGTGGATCAACTCCAACGCCGACAAGATCGCTGCCGTGCAGGCCGCGATTGCCGCCGAGCCCAAGCCCGTGCACATCCCGCGCGAGCGTCCGCCGGTGGTGATGATCGACCAAGGCCCTCTGGTGCTGGTTGAAACTCGCAAAGACCTGGCGGCCATGACGCTGCCCTTCGAGCGCGAAAACAGCACCGCTGTCTAA
- the yaaA gene encoding peroxide stress protein YaaA → MLFLLSPAKSLDYDSPIPAGLPHTLPAFIPQSQALIEVLRQLAPQDVASLMSISDKLAALNVGRYAAWSTTFNADNARQALLAFNGDVYTGLQAQTLSVPELEWAQEHLCILSGLYGVLRPLDWMQPYRLEMGTRLTTPQGSSLYQYWGTRIANYLNQRQQNAKEPVVINLASQEYFKSVDLQHLKARVIECVFEDFKGGKYKIISFHAKRARGLMARYAIEQRITRPAQLQGFDSQGYAYAPEASATDRWVFRRTAP, encoded by the coding sequence ATGTTGTTTCTGCTTTCCCCGGCCAAATCTTTGGACTACGACAGCCCCATCCCTGCCGGGCTGCCCCACACCCTGCCCGCCTTCATTCCCCAATCCCAGGCCCTGATCGAGGTGCTGCGCCAACTGGCCCCGCAAGACGTGGCCAGCCTGATGTCCATCAGCGACAAGCTGGCCGCGCTGAATGTGGGCCGCTACGCCGCCTGGAGCACCACGTTCAACGCCGACAACGCCCGCCAGGCCTTGCTGGCCTTCAACGGCGATGTCTACACCGGCCTGCAAGCGCAAACGCTGTCGGTCCCGGAGCTGGAATGGGCGCAGGAGCATCTGTGCATCCTGAGCGGCCTGTACGGCGTGCTGCGCCCGCTGGACTGGATGCAGCCCTATCGCCTGGAAATGGGCACCCGCCTGACCACGCCACAGGGCAGCAGCCTCTACCAATACTGGGGCACGCGTATTGCCAACTACCTAAACCAGCGCCAGCAAAATGCCAAGGAACCCGTGGTGATCAACCTAGCATCACAGGAATATTTCAAATCGGTAGACCTGCAGCATCTCAAGGCCCGCGTCATCGAATGCGTGTTCGAAGACTTCAAGGGCGGCAAGTACAAGATCATCAGCTTCCACGCCAAGCGCGCACGCGGGCTGATGGCGCGTTACGCCATCGAGCAGCGCATCACCCGTCCGGCACAGCTTCAAGGTTTTGACAGCCAAGGCTATGCTTATGCGCCGGAAGCCTCGGCCACCGATCGCTGGGTCTTCCGCCGTACTGCCCCTTGA
- a CDS encoding prolyl hydroxylase family protein — protein MPERDTATFPPEQLSAATPGSTPELLHWLHQQLQAGQREASLLQSLRDTGWTDTVAHQALKAVVQWRTSQAQAPCAPTPLPGADLTRRPCLLDAGDRQVQVLMCMEQPHILLLGDLLSPDECEAIIAAAQPQMARSRTVAIRTGGEEINADRTSEGMFFQRGETPEVQRLEARLARLLRWPLANGEGLQVLHYGPGAEYKPHHDYFDPAEPGTPSILRRGGQRLGTVVVYLNEPEEGGATYFPETGLRIQPRRGNAVFFRYAQPQAHTLTLHGGDPVLRGEKWIATKWLREREFH, from the coding sequence ATGCCCGAGCGCGACACCGCCACCTTCCCTCCGGAACAACTGTCTGCGGCCACCCCCGGCTCTACGCCCGAGTTGCTGCACTGGCTGCACCAGCAGCTGCAGGCAGGCCAGCGCGAAGCCAGCTTGCTGCAGTCGCTGCGCGACACCGGCTGGACCGACACCGTGGCCCACCAGGCACTGAAAGCCGTGGTGCAGTGGCGCACCAGCCAGGCACAAGCCCCCTGCGCGCCCACACCGCTGCCCGGCGCAGACCTGACACGCCGCCCCTGCCTGCTGGATGCCGGCGACCGCCAGGTGCAGGTGCTGATGTGCATGGAGCAGCCCCACATCCTGCTGCTGGGTGATCTGCTCAGCCCCGACGAATGCGAGGCCATCATCGCCGCCGCACAGCCGCAGATGGCACGCTCGCGCACCGTGGCCATACGCACAGGGGGTGAAGAAATCAATGCCGACCGCACCAGCGAAGGCATGTTTTTCCAGCGCGGCGAGACCCCTGAGGTGCAGCGCCTCGAAGCCCGGCTGGCCCGGCTGCTGCGCTGGCCGCTGGCAAATGGCGAGGGCCTGCAAGTGCTGCACTACGGCCCCGGCGCCGAATACAAGCCCCACCACGATTACTTTGACCCGGCCGAGCCCGGCACGCCCAGCATCTTGCGCCGTGGCGGCCAGCGCCTGGGTACGGTGGTGGTCTATCTGAACGAACCCGAGGAAGGTGGCGCCACCTACTTTCCCGAGACCGGGCTGCGCATCCAGCCGCGCAGGGGCAATGCCGTGTTCTTCCGCTATGCCCAGCCCCAAGCCCATACACTGACGCTGCATGGCGGCGACCCGGTGCTGCGCGGCGAGAAGTGGATTGCCACCAAATGGCTGCGCGAGCGCGAATTCCACTGA
- the queF gene encoding NADPH-dependent 7-cyano-7-deazaguanine reductase QueF (Catalyzes the NADPH-dependent reduction of 7-cyano-7-deazaguanine (preQ0) to 7-aminomethyl-7-deazaguanine (preQ1) in queuosine biosynthesis): protein MNTPEQSPLGHSSAYADQYDPSLLFPLPRAAKREEIGIHGQLPFFGADLWTGYELSWLNVRGKPQVALVHFTIPCETPNIVESKSFKLYLNSFNNSRFASADEVLAKLRADVSAAVWRGAPHAATVGVRLVLSEAFAQQKVQELQGLELDRLDVECSDYQPRPELLRADADSPPVSETLVSHLLKSNCLVTGQPDWGSVQIAYTGPAIDQEGLLRYIVSFRNHNEFHEQCVERIFTDIWRQCQPHKLSVYARYTRRGGLDISPLRTSHPQAMPTPQRTARQ, encoded by the coding sequence ATGAACACCCCTGAACAATCTCCGCTGGGCCACTCCTCGGCCTATGCCGACCAGTACGACCCCAGCCTGCTCTTTCCACTGCCACGCGCGGCCAAGCGTGAAGAGATTGGCATCCATGGCCAGCTGCCTTTTTTTGGTGCCGATCTGTGGACCGGCTACGAGCTGTCCTGGCTGAATGTGCGCGGCAAGCCCCAGGTGGCGCTGGTGCATTTCACCATCCCCTGCGAGACACCGAATATTGTGGAGAGCAAGTCCTTCAAGCTCTACCTGAACAGCTTCAACAACAGCCGTTTTGCCAGCGCCGACGAGGTCCTGGCCAAGCTGCGAGCCGATGTCAGCGCCGCCGTGTGGCGCGGCGCCCCGCATGCAGCCACCGTGGGCGTGCGCCTGGTGCTGTCCGAGGCCTTTGCCCAGCAAAAGGTTCAGGAGCTGCAAGGCCTGGAGCTGGACCGCCTGGATGTGGAATGCAGCGACTACCAGCCCCGCCCCGAGCTGCTGCGTGCCGATGCCGACAGCCCTCCGGTAAGCGAAACCCTGGTCAGCCACCTGCTCAAGAGCAACTGCCTGGTCACCGGCCAGCCCGACTGGGGCAGCGTGCAGATTGCCTATACCGGCCCTGCCATCGATCAGGAAGGCCTGCTGCGCTACATCGTGAGCTTTCGCAACCACAACGAATTCCACGAGCAATGCGTGGAGCGCATCTTCACCGACATCTGGCGCCAATGCCAGCCGCACAAGCTCAGCGTCTACGCCCGCTACACGCGCCGCGGCGGCCTGGACATCAGCCCCCTGCGCACCAGCCATCCACAAGCCATGCCCACCCCACAACGCACGGCAAGGCAGTAA